From Microtus pennsylvanicus isolate mMicPen1 chromosome 10, mMicPen1.hap1, whole genome shotgun sequence, one genomic window encodes:
- the LOC142858337 gene encoding large ribosomal subunit protein eL39: MSSHKTFRIKRFLAKKQKQNRPIPQWIRMKTGNKIRYNSKRRHWRRTKLGL, from the coding sequence ATGTCTTCTCACAAGACTTTCAGAATCAAGCGATTCCTGgctaagaaacaaaagcaaaatcgtCCTATTCCTCAGTGGATTCGGATGAAAACTGGCAACAAAATCAGGTACAACTCCAAGAGAAGACACTGGAGGAGAACGAAGCTGGGTCTGTAA